In one window of Brassica rapa cultivar Chiifu-401-42 chromosome A07, CAAS_Brap_v3.01, whole genome shotgun sequence DNA:
- the LOC117126910 gene encoding uncharacterized protein LOC117126910 isoform X1: MYFTRGFTFHTYEYGRHRATSNYGICVKGETDFYGILQEIIEVEFPGLLKLKCVLFKCEWFDPVVNRGIRYNKFGVVDVNFGRRYNKFEPFILASQAEQVSFLPYPRLRTSGINLVTAIKVTPRGRIVVGEEPPLQEEDAITEVEVPEQPTDEILLIDPQNFQYEDIPEDATDEAHEDEFERSDDDDCNDSDENENDLE, translated from the coding sequence atgtatttcacacgaggattTACCTTTCACACATACGAGTATGGGAGACATCGGGCAACGAGTAACtacggaatatgtgtgaaaggtgaaACAGACTTTTACGGGATATTgcaggagattattgaagtggaatttccggggttattgaagctaaaatgcgtcctcttcaaatgtgaatggttcgatccTGTTGTGAACCGAGGGATTCggtataacaaatttggtgttgtggatgtcaattttgggagaagatacaacaaatttgagcctttcattttagcttcacaagccgagcaagttagcttccttccttatcctcggcTTCGAACTTCCGGGATAAACTTGGTAACTgctatcaaagttacacctcgtggacgcattgtcgttggagaagaaccgcccttgcaagaagaagacgctatcactgaagttgaggtaccagaacaaccaactgatgaaatccttttgatcgacccgcaaaattttcaatatgaaGATATTCCCGAAGATGCGACAGATGAAGCACATGaagacgagttcgagagaagcgacgatgatgattgtaatgatagtgatgagaacgaaaacgatttagagtga
- the LOC103832141 gene encoding trihelix transcription factor GT-2, producing the protein MSGNSSGLLDSSGGGVGGLGEEEKDMKMEETNEVGGGGGGGSRWPRPETLALLKIRSEMDKSFRDSTLKAPLWEEISRKMMELGYKRSAKKCKEKFENVYKYHKRTKEGRTGKSEGKTYRFFEELEAFESQPAKSPAATTTTTATTSLIPWISSNHPSTEKTPSPLKHQQHQVSVKPIATNPTFLAKQPPPTTPFPFYSNNHATTPDHTGFKPTSNDLLNNVSSLNLFSSSTSSSTASDEEEDQEKRSRKKRKYWKGLFTKLTKELMEKQEKMQKKFLETLENRERERISREEAWKVQEVARINKEHETLVHERSNAAAKDAAIISFLHKISGGGGQQQQQQQPQQQPQQNQKLPQRKQYQSEQHSITFESKEPMPVPLDATMKMGNHSLSPSSSRWPKTEVEALIRIRKNLEANYQENGTKGPLWEEISAGMRRLGYNRSAKRCKEKWENINKYFKKVKESNKKRPLDSKTCPYFHQLEALYNERNKNGALPMLPLMVTPQRQLLLPQETQTEFETDGRDKVGNKEGEEEGESEEDDYEDEDEEGEGDNDTSEFEIVLNKTSSPMDINNNLFT; encoded by the exons ATGTCTGGAAACTCTTCAGGACTGTTAGATAGCTCCGGTGGCGGTGTAGGCGGTTTGGGTGAGGAGGAGAAAGATATGAAGATGGAGGAAACCAACGAAGTaggcggtggaggaggaggaggaagccgGTGGCCAAGACCGGAGACTTTAGCTCTCTTGAAGATACGTTCGGAGATGGATAAATCCTTTCGTGACTCTACTCTTAAAGCTCCTTTATGGGAAGAAATCTCCAG GAAAATGATGGAGCTTGGTTACAAGAGAAGTGCAAAGAAGTGCAAGGAGAAGTTCGAGAACGTGTACAAGTACCACAAACGTACCAAAGAAGGTCGTACGGGTAAATCTGAAGGCAAAACTTACCGGTTCTTCGAAGAGTTAGAAGCTTTCGAGTCGCAACCCGCAAAATCTCCTGCAGCGACCACGACCACGACCGCAACCACTTCTTTGATACCGTGGATCAGCTCTAACCATCCATCAACCGAAAAGACTCCTTCACCGTTGAAACATCAACAACATCAGGTTAGTGTGAAACCCATCGCTACAAACCCTACCTTCCTAGCCAAGCAACCGCCTCCAACAACACCTTTCCCCTTTTATAGCAACAACCATGCAACTACACCTGATCATACTGGTTTTAAACCAACTTCGAATGACTTGCTAAACAATGTTTCGTCGCTGAATCTTTTCTCGAGCTCAACTTCTTCATCTACTGCATCTGACGAGGAAGAAGATCAAGAAAAGAGATCGAGAAAGAAGAGGAAATACTGGAAAGGATTGTTCACCAAGTTGACAAAAGAGTTGATGGAGAAACAAGAGAAGATGCAAAAAAAGTTTTTGGAAACTTTGGAGAatcgagaaagagagagaatatCAAGAGAAGAAGCTTGGAAGGTCCAAGAGGTAGCGAGGATCAATAAAGAACACGAAACACTAGTCCATGAAAGGTCTAATGCCGCAGCTAAAGACGCTGCGATCATATCCTTCTTACACAAAATCTCTGGAGGAGgaggacaacaacaacaacaacaacaaccacaaCAGCAACCGCAGCAGAATCAAAAATTACCTCAAAGGAAACAATATCAAAGTGAACAACATTCAATAACATTTGAGAGTAAAGAGCCAATGCCGGTTCCATTAGATGCAACAATGAAGATGGGGAACCATTCGCTATCTCCTAGCTCTTCAAGATGGCCTAAGACCGAGGTCGAAGCCCTAATAAGGATAAGGAAGAATCTTGAAGCCAACTATCAAGAAAACGGTACAAAGGGGCCATTATGGGAGGAGATATCAGCAGGGATGAGGAGATTGGGATACAATAGAAGCGCAAAACGATGCAAAGAGAAGTGGGAAAACATTAACAAGTACTTCAAGAAAGTCAAAGAGAGCAACAAGAAACGACCCCTTGATTCCAAGACTTGCCCTTATTTCCACCAGCTTGAAGCTTTGTACAATGAGAGGAACAAGAATGGAGCATTGCCAATGTTGCCTCTAATGGTGACCCCACAGAGACAGTTGCTTCTTCCACAAGAAACTCAAACTGAGTTTGAGACTGATGGGAGGGACAAAGTTGGTAACAAAGAAGGTGAGGAGGAAGGAGAGAGTGAAGAAGATGAttatgaagatgaagatgaagaaggagaaggagacaATGATACAAGTGAGTTCGAGATTGTGTTGAACAAAACATCTTCACCAATGGACATAAACAATAATCTTTTCACCTAA
- the LOC117126910 gene encoding uncharacterized protein LOC117126910 isoform X2, with product MEHLVVHLPYEALLRGPVHNGWMYPYERQMKHLKGKARNLAKVEGSIVAGSLTAETSNFTSYYFAPTVRTRKRVPRRYDDGGIPTSYPIDGVSDIFCEIGRFGGKTKEVWWSCEEDKHSAHTYILLNYDDVMTRYFERMFVSQVEEAIPGISATDVDTRKDKHFVKWLKSQVIYLILLY from the exons atggagcatctagttgTCCACCTAccgtatgaagcattgcttcgtggacctgttcacaacggatggatgtatccATATGAGCGACAGATGAAACATTTGAAGGGGAAAGCAAGAAATCTTGCAAAGGTAGAAGGTTCAATAGTTGCAGGGAGTTTGACAGCCGAAACATCTAACTTCACATCATACTACTTTGCTCCAACTGTTCGTACGAGAAAAAGAGTTCCTaggagatatgatgatggtggaatACCGACATCATATCCAATTGATGGTGTTTCTGACATTTTCTGCGAAATTGGACGGTTTGGTGGTAAAACGAAAGAAGTATGGTGGTCATGTgaagaagataaacatagtGCCCACACTTATATTCTGCTCAACTACGACGATGTAATGACCCGTTACTTTGAaag GATGTTTGTATCTCAAGTTGAAGAAGCAATACCAGGAATATCTGCAACTGATGTGGATACACGTAAAGATAAGCACTTTGTCAAGTGGTTAAAATCACAGGTAATATATCTCatactattatattaa
- the LOC103832140 gene encoding trihelix transcription factor GT-2, which yields MEFGGGTTTTTSAPAEAPPPPQSNDAAAATEAAAAAATVGAFEVSEEMNDRGGFGGNRWPRQETVALLKIRSDMGIAFRDASAKGPLWEEVSRKMGELGYIRNAKKCKEKFENVYKYHKRTKEGRTGKSEGKTYRFFDQLEALETHHQPQTQPPPLRPHNNNSSMFSTPPPVTTTIIPPTTTPSFPNISGDFMSDNSTSSSSSYSTSSDVDIGGGGRNKKKRKRKWKEFFERLMKQVVDKQEELQRQFLEAVEKRERERMAREESWRAQEIARINREREILAQERSMSAAKDAAVMAFLQKFSEKPNPQGQPQPQPQPQVNNNNNQQTSQTPQPPPPPLPQPTLDTAKTDNGDQIMTTPASASSSRWPKVEIEALIKLRTNLDSKYLENGPKGPLWEEISAGMRRLGFNRNSKRCKEKWENINKYFKKVKESNKKRPQDSKTCPYFHQLDALYRERNKFQTTTTNNNVASSSSTKPDNSVPLMVQPEQQWPPAATVSQADHHPAQPLDQNYDDEEGTDEEDYDDEEEDEENEEEEGEFELVPSNDNKTNNV from the exons ATGGAGTTTGGTGGTGGTACTACTACAACCACATCCGCACCCGCAGAGGCGCCGCCACCGCCACAATCGAACGATGCGGCCGCCGCCACAGAAGCTGCGGCAGCTGCAGCAACGGTTGGAGCGTTCGAGGTGTCGGAGGAGATGAACGACCGTGGTGGATTCGGAGGAAACCGGTGGCCGCGGCAGGAAACGGTTGCGCTGCTCAAAATACGATCTGACATGGGAATAGCGTTTCGAGACGCTAGCGCTAAAGGTCCCTTGTGGGAAGAGGTTTCAAG gAAAATGGGGGAACTTGGTTACATAAGAAACGCAAAGAAATGCAAAGAGAAATTCGAAAACGTTTACAAATACCACAAACGAACCAAAGAAGGTCGTACCGGCAAATCCGAAGGCAAAACTTATCGCTTCTTTGATCAGTTAGAAGCTCTCGAGACTCATCACCAACCGCAAACGCAACCGCCGCCTCTACGACctcacaacaacaacagctcCATGTTCTCCACTCCTCCTCCGGTAACAACAACTATTATCCCCCCGACTACTACACCTTCGTTTCCAAACATCTCCGGAGACTTTATGTCGGATAATTcgacatcttcttcgtcttcttacTCCACTTCCTCCGACGTGGACATTGGCGGAGGAGGGAGgaataagaagaagaggaagaggaagtggAAGGAGTTTTTCGAGAGGCTGATGAAACAGGTTGTTGACAAGCAAGAGGAGCTTCAGCGTCAGTTCTTGGAAGCTGTTGAGAAGCGTGAGCGCGAGAGAATGGCTAGAGAAGAGTCTTGGAGAGCTCAAGAGATCGCGAGGATCAACCGCGAAAGggagatcttagctcaagaacGCTCCATGTCCGCGGCGAAAGACGCCGCAGTCATGGCGTTTCTCCAGAAGTTCTCAGAGAAACCGAATCCTCAAGGTCAgccgcagccgcaaccgcaaccgcaggttaataacaacaacaatcagCAAACGTCCCAAACGCCCCAACCGCCACCTCCTCCGCTTCCGCAGCCGACCTTAGACACTGCGAAAACAGACAATGGCGATCAGATCATGACAACTCCGGCGTCTGCTTCCTCGTCTCGGTGGCCGAAAGTGGAGATAGAGGCGTTGATAAAGCTGAGGACGAATCTCGATTCAAAGTATCTAGAGAACGGACCAAAAGGACCGTTGTGGGAAGAGATATCAGCGGGGATGAGGAGGCTAGGATTCAATAGGAACTCAAAGAGATGCAAAGAGAAGTGGGAGAACATAAACAAATACTTCAAGAAAGTGAAGGAGAGCAACAAGAAGCGCCCTCAAGACTCCAAGACTTGTCCTTACTTCCACCAGCTTGATGCTTTATATAGAGAGAGGAACAAGTTCcaaaccaccaccaccaacaaCAATgtagcttcttcttcctcaactaAACCGGATAATTCGGTTCCCTTGATGGTCCAACCGGAGCAGCAATGGCCTCCTGCTGCAACGGTGtctcaagctgatcatcatcctGCTCAGCCGTTGGATCAGAActatgatgatgaagaaggcaCAGATGAAGAAGACTatgatgatgaggaagaggacgaagagaatgaagaagaagaaggtgagtTTGAGCTAGTGCCGAGCAATGATAACAAGACGAATAATGTGTGA